In Brucella melitensis bv. 1 str. 16M, a genomic segment contains:
- the odhB gene encoding 2-oxoglutarate dehydrogenase complex dihydrolipoyllysine-residue succinyltransferase, producing MATEIRVPTLGESVTEATIGKWFKKAGEAIAVDEPLVELETDKVTVEVPAPAAGVLAEITAKEGDTVEVGELLGQISSDGAAVAAAPAQKKEEAKPAAAAPAAAPVASASSGPAMQPAPAAAKLLAESGLSADQVEGSGKRGQVLKGDVLEAITKGVSAAPAAPVAARPASSADDASREERVKMTRLRQTIARRLKDAQNTAAMLTTFNEVDMSAVMELRNKYKDVFEKKHGVKLGFMGFFTKAVTHALKEIPAVNAEIDGTDIVYKNFCHVGMAVGTDKGLVVPVIRDADQMSIAEVEKELARLARAARDGSLSMADMQGGTFTITNGGVYGSLMSTPILNAPQSGILGMHKIQERPMVVGGQIVVRPMMYLALSYDHRIVDGKEAVTFLVRVKESLEDPERLVLDL from the coding sequence ATGGCTACCGAAATTCGCGTTCCCACGCTTGGGGAGTCCGTTACCGAGGCAACCATCGGAAAGTGGTTCAAGAAGGCTGGTGAAGCCATTGCTGTCGATGAGCCGCTGGTGGAACTGGAAACCGACAAGGTGACGGTCGAAGTGCCCGCACCGGCTGCGGGTGTTCTGGCCGAAATCACGGCCAAAGAAGGCGATACGGTCGAAGTGGGCGAACTGCTCGGCCAGATTTCCAGTGACGGGGCAGCGGTTGCCGCCGCACCGGCCCAGAAGAAGGAGGAAGCCAAGCCTGCAGCCGCCGCTCCTGCTGCTGCACCGGTCGCATCGGCTTCGTCGGGCCCGGCCATGCAGCCGGCGCCGGCTGCTGCGAAGCTTCTGGCTGAAAGCGGTCTTTCCGCCGATCAGGTCGAAGGTTCCGGCAAGCGCGGCCAGGTGCTCAAAGGTGACGTTCTCGAGGCCATCACGAAAGGCGTTTCGGCGGCTCCTGCCGCTCCGGTTGCCGCGCGTCCGGCCTCCTCGGCTGATGACGCATCGCGCGAAGAGCGTGTGAAGATGACCCGTCTGCGCCAGACCATTGCGCGCCGCCTGAAGGATGCCCAGAACACGGCTGCCATGCTCACCACCTTCAACGAGGTGGACATGTCGGCAGTCATGGAGCTGCGTAACAAGTATAAGGACGTCTTTGAAAAGAAGCATGGCGTGAAGCTTGGCTTCATGGGCTTCTTCACCAAGGCAGTGACGCATGCGCTGAAGGAAATCCCGGCTGTCAACGCCGAGATCGACGGCACGGACATCGTCTACAAGAACTTCTGCCATGTCGGCATGGCTGTCGGCACCGACAAGGGCCTCGTCGTTCCGGTCATCCGCGATGCCGACCAGATGTCGATTGCGGAAGTGGAAAAGGAACTGGCACGTCTCGCCAGGGCTGCGCGTGACGGCTCGCTTTCCATGGCCGATATGCAGGGCGGCACCTTTACCATCACCAATGGCGGTGTTTACGGTTCGCTCATGTCCACGCCGATCCTCAATGCGCCGCAGTCGGGCATTCTCGGTATGCACAAGATCCAGGAACGCCCGATGGTCGTCGGTGGCCAGATCGTGGTCCGCCCGATGATGTATCTGGCGCTTTCCTACGATCACCGCATCGTGGACGGCAAGGAAGCCGTGACCTTCCTCGTGCGTGTGAAGGAAAGCCTGGAAGATCCGGAACGTCTGGTTCTCGATCTCTAG